Within the Salarias fasciatus chromosome 2, fSalaFa1.1, whole genome shotgun sequence genome, the region CTCCAACAAGCCTCTGCACCGCTTCCTCCAGAGGGAATCCAGAAGTCTTGGGGTAACACATACCACAACCCCACTGCTATTCAGTGTGTATTGAAGACTGAGCAGCTCAAAGTAAACACACGTGATTCAATTCCTCTTTTCCAGATCGTCATTCTGATCTTCGGCTGTGCCGAGCTGCTGATGGGGTTCCAGCTGGCATACGCCGGAAGATCCATGTCCTCTAACGCAATCTACGGCCCCTTTTGGGAAGGAACTCTGGTACGGAGCACTCTGCTGACTTACATGATCTGCATTTCAAATACCATGTTGTGATCATTTGTGTAAGTGTGTAATAATGGTACCGTGATGCTTGCAAAACTTTCTTTGCGTGCATCTTCTGTCTTGCATTGTCCAGCTCAGGGCTGCACAGCTCTGGACTGCATTCCCAGCTGACAGTGAGAGAAGGCAGAGTTCATGTAGGACAGGCTGATCACAGCGCCAACacagaaaagacacacaaaagaacacacactcactgtcatgCTTTGGATTTTTCAGTTCCAGCATTATTCCTCAGCCTGTTCTCTTGATTTCCAATCAGCGCCTAAATGCTCCTCAGATGTTACTATGGCGTTTGTTCTGGATATGAACTTCAGAGGAATGTTGTGCcataatttgtttttgtttgctttgaagTTTGCTGTCTGTGGAAGTTTGTCCATCTACACAAACAGAAATCCGTCCAAGAGGATGGTAAGTGTGCTCGGTTTATCTTTTCACTGTTATTCAGCTGCACACTATCTGAATAATCCACCGAATCACAGTTCAGCCGTCTCTCCCAGGTGACCGTGTGTTTGGCCATGTACCTTGTGTCCATATCTGGATTCTTCGTCTGTTTTGGCTACAGAATACACATTTTTTGTTCGTCTCCTATGATGTGGTACAGAATAGGATCCTGGCCCTGGGGATACAACAGAATGGTGggttgagggtttttttttttctgaatcaaatGTATAACATTCATAATTCTACAGTGTTTCAGTAATTCTGTTTGTCTTGGTTTCTCTTCAGATGCAGATTTTGAGCATCGAAGCCTTGTTGTTCGTcttctctgtatgtgtgtgcgtgattCTCATCTTTCTGAGCGCAGTCGCTCGTTTTGCACTAAAATCCACGCACACCCAGGTGACGCTCCTTCATTCTTCATTCCTTCATTCTCTGCTTTTATGTCAGATCAATCTCTGATCTATTTATTACAtgatttttgaatgtttttttttctttatacagtattttgtttttgttgtgaagcactttgtgattctgatctgtgaaaagcgctgtataaataaattttactttaCTTACTTATTATTGTCTATTTCAGTTCACACAGTTTGACTTTATGATATATTCTCAACCATCATTAAATTTGTTCTCTCCAGGTTGCCATCCGGACGGTAACATACCAGCAACGTGAAACGACGTCTGATTGAGCTCACCTGCTTCACGTATTCTACAACCACTAACACATTTCTATGTGCAGCTGTTTGTTCTCTGTGAAAAACGTCTTTAGTTTCTGTTGACTGGATCATGTAAGTTTTCACTGAGCCGTATTTTCAGCTTTTGTGTACAGATTGTTTTAAATGAAGGTTATTTTAAGAATCTCATGTGAGCGAGACATTTAACAGACTTTTTATCAGCAgtgagattttcttttctgtgtttgctgaaGGATTCATGGAAACTACTACAGTATTTGCAGTACAGTATTATTATAGTAGTACGGTATTCAGATTTTATGTTACAGCCTCAGAACAGGTCACCAACCCTAAAACCTGCCAGATAAAGTATAAAGAGATAAATATTTtgtatgtacttttttttttgatgaacagaGGTCCATATATTTTGCCACTATAAGTGAATTTCAAGTGTTTTATTGAAGTGTTTGTTTGTGACGACccacattttcacatcatttctaCTGATCACTATTTCAAAGCTTTCttgtttccaaaaatgtgaccaTAGTCTTAAATTCCTTTGTAGCTTCCTATCAGAAACTGTTACAATCTAAATAACagcagatgaaaataaaatgctgcCAAAACGATGTAAAAAATATCAAGACCAGCTAAACCTTTCTGAGAGAGTCAGAGCAGCAAAGCCTTCCTTGTCCattgctttgtttcatttttatttccactAACACGACCAGGAGAAATATTCTTACTGGAATATGTTTACATGTAATGAGTCTGCTTGCTTTTCAAAACGTTTAGCTTTATATGGtgcaataaatgtgttttgtgttcttgtctatttctattttattttgtggttgATAAATAAATCCCCTGAACTGTGCCCAGTGTGCtcataacataaaaaaaaaaaaaggtacagcCGTTTGACACGTAAATGCTTCTTCTACTTCCAGAGAAACATAAAAATAGGGCTCTGGGATCAGGCATGTGAGGTTTTTCAGTTTGGGATTATATTTATATTGCTTTTGTTGCTCTTTTGACACATCCTCCTGTACGATGATGCTTCCCGTTTAAATGGCCGTACATGGATAAAATACATGTCAGCAGTTTTATTTGGTTTAGTTGTGCGTCTACTTTATTCCCCGAGTCAGCAAATTCAATATTGGTGTCATCGGGTTGCATAAAGCTGTGATCACTGGGGGTGGCGCTTGACAGCGAGGCCAGAGTGATTGTGGGTGGGTTATATTTTGATGTCTCAACTAGAAagaaatattgataaaaaaggaagtccctctttctttttgctttgagaAACATTTACCAAATGGAATGGtgtattttaaaacacaaaacttcaacaatatcaaaaacatattgcttttattcatttccactcaTTTCATTCAGTGGACAAACAGTAGCTCAACATTATTGTAGAAATGCCCCCCGGGTGTTGGTGGTCGGGGCAGGAAGGACACCAGCAGGAGTTTCTGGTGGTCGTACTTGGTCCGTGTGCATTATGGGGTTTCAGTGTTCACAGTACTTAATAGACGTAGCTGGCAGTGTAGAGGGACTGCATGGAGGCCTGGTCAGCGGAGCCAGAGGGCTTGTACTCGCCTTTGGAGGCCAGACCGTTGATCTGAGGGGAAACATAAGAGGGGAGAAACTTAGGGCAAAGTCAAATCTGCGAGTTAATGATCAGCCGGGTAATCTTTGCCAAACAAAACCGGCAGGCGGTTCCTCAGAAGCAATCATTTACCACACTATATAGTTGGGTAAGACAAGATAAGCATTACTTAATAGCCATTTCTGTGCACAGTCCACTAAAACCAGCCTATGATCAGTGGTTTTCTGCCGTCTGTCTAGCTCCACAGCGTCGGTCGTGCTCGCCGGGTCTCACCTTGGCCCGGCTGCAGAAAGCTTCCTGTGCGGCTGCCTTGTTGGCAGCTTTTCCCTGCCAGGCTGCGAGAGCGGAGGCCTGGAGCGCACGGCCGTAGGAGAAGGTCAGCTTCCAGGGGCGGTGCAGAGGCACCTGGTTGATGGCGTTCAGGTGGACGGAGGCCTCTTCCTCACTCTGGCCTCCGGACAGGAAGCAGATGCCTGGAAAAGAAATATGGAGGAAACAAAAATTAAACGGTGACTTTCTTGAAACGGTTTGGTCGTAAAGCCGACCGGTCCTCCGACACTCACCAGGCACGGAAGCGGGAACGGTGCGCCTCAGAGCGGTCACCGTCGCCATAGCAACCTCCTGAGGGGTGTACTTCTTGGTGCACGCGTGTCCGGCGGTGACCATGTTGGGCTTCAGCAGAGTGCCCTCCAGGTACACGTGGTGGTCAGACAGGGCCTTGTACACAGCAGCCAGGACCTGGAAGTGACAGACCGGGTTTCATTCTGCCCACATCCCATGAGCCAGAGcaagcctccaccctccacccaccccaAAGGGAGTGCACAAACCTTTTCTGTCACATACTGGCACCGCTGCAGGTCATGGTCTCCATCAGGGAGGATTTCTGGCTCCACGATGGGGACCAGGCCATTCTTGTAAGAGAAGTTCAAATGACTgattaaaatcaaaatattttcaaactgGTTACATTTTACTGAAGAGAAAACGGTAACGAATTACCTGTTGGCAGATGCTAGCATATCTGGCAAGGACATTGGCATTCTCTGCGATGGCCAGAGCTGACGGGCAGCCGTCGGAGATCTTCAGGACAGACCTCCACTTGGCAAAGTCACAGCCGTCCTTCTTATACTGGGCACAGCGCTCCGAGAGGCCGTCCAGGCCTGAAGAAACAAAACTACCTTAGTAACCTGCAGATTCTTAATCCCTAAAACCACTATAGATTTTCAAACATACAAATGGTTTTACCTTGTGTGGTGGTCTCGCCATCGGTTCCCATCAGACCAGCTGTGCCTTTGTCCACCTGAGCCAAACAAAGCGAACACATCAGGGGGATCCAACACACCTCAGCTTTGGCCTAAATACTGCTACACACTGCCCGACGCCTCACCTTGATGCCGACAACGATGCCCTTGTCCTTGACGACTTGAGGGAAGAGCTTGCCGCTGTCGGATTTCTGGTAGAGCGTCTCGTGGAAGAAGATGACCCCGCCCACGCTGTTTGAGATGGAGGCGTCGGAGGAGAAGAGGATCTCGCGGAAGCAGCGGCGGTTCTCCTCAGTGTTCTCCACATTGATCTTCTGAAGACGCTTTCCCATGGTGCCTTTAAAGAAAAGGGGATCATTTCAATCGCGTGCACACATACAAATACTGCAGGACACCGTGGATTTTAAAGAAAGCGAGGCTCACCGGTTGATTCATCAGCAGCCAGGATTCCCTTTCCTGTAGCCACGATCCTCTGGGCGATGCCGGAGAGCTCCTTCTTCTGCTCCGGTGACAGGGATGGGAACTGATGAGTCATCCTGATGGACACAAAAAACGTTTTTAATCGAGTGTTAAGAGACAGTCAAGAATGCAGCACGTATGAGGAAAGGCTCAGTAGGAGTATGAGGAAACTCTGAGACGTCTGAGCTGCGCTGCACCATCAGGCCAGGTAAATATTTGGCTTGTCTGTTTGAACTTTGATCGAGTGAGCACACGTCTGGCTCAATTGTAGAGCAGATTCACCTCTGCAGAGGAATGCATTGATCGGAAGAATGCGAAAACTTTCAACTGCTGCAAGCAATGGAACCTAATTATGCCAAATTATGTGCTGGATGTGTTGTGAAGCTTTTGCAGACAAGCTGAAGAGAATCCATAACCTATTTATTTTACTTCAACCTAACCACCTCGgtcaaaagaagaaagaaaaaaataacaatattacactgagaaacaaaactaCAAATGCATGGCAAGCCTGCTCAGAAATCTCAAAAGATTCACGCCAGATACATTCTAAACTCAAAACGATGTTGAATTAGTGAAATCTTGTCTTACTTGGTTCGGGTTGGTCAAACAGCTGTGACGAGAAAAGTGGGTGAAGGACCCTGACGCCTCCTAGCAGCTCCTGAACTGATAGAGAAGACCGAAGAGAGGGCGAAACGCCGTTTATAAGGTTTTggggggcggcggaggaggtGCGGTGATGTGGCGGGGCGTGAGGCCTCCCGGTACCGCCATTGGCCCCGCAGCCTCAGAGGCGTGTTCCTCCGTGACGCACCGTCAAGGCTCCTCTGTGGACTTAGTTCACACATATCAAGGCCCTGTGGGGGAAAACAAGAAGGGAACATGCTGTgttagagggttttttttccttcagctttTGCATTCATCATTTTGCTCTGAAATGTCTCCACCTtcttgtgtgtgtcagtgtaatATGAGAGCTCGAGCAATGTTGCAGGACAGGTTGCTTTGGTTTGTGTGGAAATGTGCATTGCAAAAGTGCGTAATTTTGTATCTATGAGCTATATCTAAAGGACAGTCAATATTATTCTCTCTGCTCACACGCCTGGACtggaaatcaaattaaaaatgatgaGTGTTATAAGGCAAACCAAGCAAGTCTACAATGCAAGTTACAGGGACTGTTTGAGGCAGCTCTAGAAAAAAACAGCCAAGTACACCTCATAATAACTCACTTTTCCAATAGAAAAGACTATTTAGTTCAATTCTTTTAATTAAATCGCTATCTCAGAAACCTAAAGGTCGTAACATTCTTCCATTAAGTACTGAATGACTTCTTCATGATCAGAGGGGAAAATTAGGCCATGGAGTCCATGATGTATGTGTATTTGACCATTGGTCATCATATTTAGCCATTTCTACCCTCAGTGTCTGTCATATACATACCAGCCAGTGGCCTCAAGGCCTTCAGTGAAGTTTTGACCCCTGTGAAACAGATCATGCCTTTGTTCAGATTTTGGATGATTTTGCATGGAAATAATAtgagaataaaaataaacatttagttttaagtaatatgaataattaaattctttcctgtttgtgtggtttAGACACAGCCTTGCTCTGGTTTTCATGCCATCATGTATCGCTCTTTTGCGTCACACTGTCTCACAAGTACGTCATCTATAAATATTTTTCGTATCGATCACTGGAAATGGTCCAAAGCGTTAGAGTTCCCTCTTGTCCACTGCTCAGCTGATAGAGATGTTTAAACTCACAGACTGGACTGGATCTCTAACTCACAAATAACGACAAGCCCCGCTTTTACACAACATGGACTCTGCACGTTGTGCAAGGTACCCTTAAATACTGCTGATCAGAGTTCAGTCTTTGTCCATGAGTGTCGTCTTTGGTACATAAGGTGTGGAAAGAGAGTGTCATGAGAGCAGCACATGTTCACACTGTGGCTTATCTGTTAATTTATGTGCATctcattacaaaataaaagctgtagAAGTATTTCAGTTGGGGTGTTGAGTGTTCTTTGATCTTGCCACAGGTTCTCCATGCACTCACTGCCTGCACTATTTGAACCATCCAGTTATAAGTGTGATCGAATGGGGAGAGACACTAACtgaaagtgctttacactgttcTCACTATATTTTGAACAGTATTTTACATCAGTATACTGTAATCTGTAGTTTCTATTGGGGATACAACCAACAGACAAGAACTGACCAGAAGCTATCAGCTGTTACAGTTTGCATGGTTTTCAATCATCAaagttgtgtgttgtgtgattcCCTGTCTGGAGGTCAAATTCCCACAATGCCTTGTGCCACTACActcaaaatgtgtcttttacTCTGTTTCTTATCTTGGATGTTTGATTTTCACtcagtagaaaaaaaattatgcatagtttgatttttttttaattagaaggGATAAGGGACATCACAGAACAACAGATTTTTAGAAGATTAGCGACATGTAGGACTTCTAACAACATAAATGATTTTAAACTAAGTTACCCTTTGTGAAGCCGTTTTATTTACAGGtgggaatttatttttaaatagcaaaataaagcaaatacaTAGTATTGGGTCCTGtactattgttttgtttttgttttgccaaaAGAACAGATATCTCATGTAAATAGTTCTCAGATGTGGAACAATAGGAAATATAGTCTATATCTGTATCTTGAGgcattttatttgtatgtatatttaaacatatttggaGACACCaagtttggtgtttttcttaACAATGTATGTTTATTTGAGGACATGtgagttgtgtttgtttatgttgGACGACTGAgattttttaacacttttactTCAGTGTGAATCATTGTTTATTCTTCAAGCTGCGTTTTTAACGCTCAATTTTTCCACTTTGCGTCCTTATAAATAATATTCTTTGTTCCATCTCTGCAGACTAAGCTAatctctggatttttttttttttctcttgtgtttGATGATTAAATACCTAAATCTCATATTCTCTCTATCGTCAGTTTTGGAACCAGATGACCTCTGTGTTTTGTCTCATTCCCAACTACAGGAGGCGCAGTGACCACTTCTCGCCAGTAGGGGGCAGAGTGAGAGCTTCCTACTCTTTATGCTGCCGCCATAAAGATTGGCAGGGCGAGCTGTGGCAGCCTcctgccagcagggggagctgtgtCATCCTCCTGCCAACAGTGGGCGCTGTGTGAAAGCTCCAGTTTGACCTTTCAGAGTACCATTTCCGTTTCCTGGTTGTGAGGTGCCGCAACATCAACATCCACACATAGATTCATTCTAGAAAAACCGCTTTGTTATAGAAACGGTAAGACTTGAGTGATTTGCAGTCGTTCGCGTGGCACTGTGTTTGCAAGCGATCGATGATATAATGGCTCAATGTGATGCGAATCTCCCGTTAGCATTCGGCTAATGTTAGCTCAGCCTCCATAGACTGATCCAACCTGCTTCTGAGTTATAAAGCTGCTGGCATGCTATGCTGGCCTATTCGTCGCTTTTGGGACAGTGTTGACACAGAAAGGGATCGAAGCAGTCATCTtagtttgcatttcattttggcGTCAGTCTACAGCCTCGAGTCATAATTCTAACTGAGCCTTTCATTCGTCTCCTCATTTGTTTCAGGAGTCTGAGGATGTCGGGACAGAAGCGTCCTGCAGAcccctgtccctcctcctcctccggtgcGCCGCCGGAGAAGCGGAGggagaaggaaggagaggaCGGAGGTCCCGGTGTCAGCGCCGCGGCCGGAGGGAGCACCGCCGTGGAGACGGTCATCAAGCTAGGAGGGGTGTCCAACTCGGTGAGTCATTCTTCATCTACACGTCGTGTTTTTCAGAGAATGATGGGAAGCCCACCTGGCCTTGCGCCTCTCAGCGTGTCTGTGCTCTCAAAAACATGTTGCACCTCTTAAAAGTAAATCTGCATTCCGGATATTCTTACAATTCCAATTGCTGGAATGTTTCGACtttatttttgtctgtgttATTGGCTTAGTTCAACCTAAAGACCTGATGTTTATTTCTTGGACACTACAAGTGTCCTGCATTTATTCTTCTTTCCACCGTGCAGCCATCAGCTCCATGCCAACTGTTCAGATAAGCAGTGGGTTTTTGCAGAAATAGATTTAAGCCCAGATGGTGTAGTCATATTGTAAGCTTTAGTCAAGGTGTAAAGTTTCTAATCTTGCGCGCCTGTTTTGATTCTTCTTGTAGTCATGTATGAAGCAATTGTTTTTCAGGAAGAACAAGACATCAAAGCTCTTCAGGCCAAAAACCGTAAATTGGGAGAGGCTCTCGATCAGAGACAGGTAAATCACTTCTCCAATATTTGCTTTCAAATGTCTGTATATTATAAAACATTCCTCTTGGTCTCGTCTTGCTCTTTTTGtatagtttatttttctgtcttgtgattTTTCAGGTGATTGAGGATGAACTCAGAGAGCGAATTGAAAGACTGGAGACCCGGCAGGCCACTGATGATGCCAGTCTGCTGATCCTCAACAGATACTGGAACCAGGTAAATAAGagagtgaaattaaaaaagtgtATGTTGAATCTTAAGGATTCATCTTCTTTTTTAAGGTCTAAAAGTACAAATGCGATgcccttttcttttcagtttgatgaaaacattaaactgaCCAGCAGACGATATGATCAAGCAAGCAGCGAGCCTGAGAAGTCTCCTACCGGTGAGGGAAGGAGCCTgaagccagaaactcctgagcCTGATGGAGACTCCAATCAGGAGAGGGCCAAGGACAGAGGTAAAAACACCGTCAGTACAGTGAAACTGAGGCGTTAGGACAAATGGACATGGGCTGGTGGTTGCCCAGGCAgtagatgatgatgatgttaaTAACAGCAACGTTCCAAACTAGAAATGATTCTTGTCCTCAGGCCACCAAGGGGAGACATCCAACTCTTTCCTGGCCACgctggccagcagcagcagcgaggagaTGGAGGCCGAGCTTCAGGAGAGGGTGGAGTCCAGCCAGAAGCAGGTCAATCATGTGGTTGAGATCTATGAGTGTCTGAGGAACACTGTGGACCAGCTGAAGGcagagctggactctggagTAGGTgagtgaaagaaaatgaaacgaAAGCTTTCCAGTCTGTCTTTGCAGTGAATAACTGTGATGATGTGACTTTTAATCGCAGAGGGAAGCTTGTGGTCAGCCGCTGAAAAGCTGAACTCCCTCCTGACCCGTGAAAACGAGCGTCTCCAGCAGCTGACAGAGGACCTGAAGCAGAAGTACAGTCACATGACCAGCGGGGTACGAATTTAGCGTTTGTTGTGACTGATGTGAACCCCCATCATATTTCAAAACACATAATtgaaaggcttttattttttgtttcttcctaTCGTGGGAAGTAATTTCCCACTGACTGCTTTGTTCCTGTCAGCCGTTTTTTGTAGAGTCAGATCTCTCGTGTTTTGTCTCGTTCAGACCCGAGCTCTTGGCCGTGCGGTTAACAAGGCCGACCAGCGCATCAGCGAGCTGCAGGTGCTGATCGAGGAGCTGCAGTGGGACATGGAGAAGATCCGCCGGCGAGAGAACAGGCTGAATGCACACCTGATCGAGATACTGGAGAGGGTGAGATGAGGATTTGTTGTCAGGTGTTTGTTGCTACGATGTCAGTGATTTAACATTCTGCGTCCGCTCCAGGTAAACAGCAAAGGCTATAAGGTGTGTGGAGaag harbors:
- the LOC115401536 gene encoding uncharacterized protein LOC115401536, which encodes MEESESTARERATGGDGGRESSSRMLNSNKPLHRFLQRESRSLGIVILIFGCAELLMGFQLAYAGRSMSSNAIYGPFWEGTLFAVCGSLSIYTNRNPSKRMVTVCLAMYLVSISGFFVCFGYRIHIFCSSPMMWYRIGSWPWGYNRMMQILSIEALLFVFSVCVCVILIFLSAVARFALKSTHTQVAIRTVTYQQRETTSD
- the aldob gene encoding fructose-bisphosphate aldolase B; this encodes MTHQFPSLSPEQKKELSGIAQRIVATGKGILAADESTGTMGKRLQKINVENTEENRRCFREILFSSDASISNSVGGVIFFHETLYQKSDSGKLFPQVVKDKGIVVGIKVDKGTAGLMGTDGETTTQGLDGLSERCAQYKKDGCDFAKWRSVLKISDGCPSALAIAENANVLARYASICQQNGLVPIVEPEILPDGDHDLQRCQYVTEKVLAAVYKALSDHHVYLEGTLLKPNMVTAGHACTKKYTPQEVAMATVTALRRTVPASVPGICFLSGGQSEEEASVHLNAINQVPLHRPWKLTFSYGRALQASALAAWQGKAANKAAAQEAFCSRAKINGLASKGEYKPSGSADQASMQSLYTASYVY